A single window of Hippocampus zosterae strain Florida chromosome 15, ASM2543408v3, whole genome shotgun sequence DNA harbors:
- the dapk3 gene encoding death-associated protein kinase 3, whose amino-acid sequence MAGFRQEDVELHYEMGEELGSGQFAIVRKCKEKSSGCEYAAKFIKKRRLSSSRRGVSREEIEREVNILREIQHSNIITLHDIFENKTDVILILELVSGGELFDFLAEKESLSEEEATQFLKQILDGVHYLHSKRIAHFDLKPENIMLLDKNVPNPRIKLIDFGIAHQIKAGNEFKNIFGTPEFVAPEIVNYEPLGLEADMWSIGVITYILLSGASPFLGETKQETLTNISAVNYDFDEEYFSNTSELAKDFIRRLLVKDPKKRMTIDDSLQHPWIKVIKRRNVRQEDHEHKPERRRLKTTRLKEYTIKSHSSMPPNNTYVNFERFSQVLEEIAAAEQGLRQLERNRRSCRDDVAALLSIYEEKEGWYKEESRGISGQLGTVRQELQRTQAQRKKSQEDARGTAQAAGALKRKFGRLENRYEALAEQVAHEVRWVEELVRSIAVDKDRQESAP is encoded by the exons ATGGCTGGCTTCAGGCAAGAGGATGTGGAGCTGCACTATGAGATGGGAGAGGAGCTGGGCAG CGGTCAGTTTGCCATTGTGCGCAAGTGCAAGGAGAAGAGCTCGGGCTGCGAGTATGCCGCCAAGTTCATCAAGAAGCGCCGCCTGTCGTCAAGCCGGCGGGGCGTGAGCCGCGAGGAGATCGAGCGCGAGGTCAACATCCTGCGTGAGATCCAGCACAGTAACATCATAACGCTGCACGACATCTTCGAGAATAAGACGGATGTCATCCTCATCCTGGAGCTGGTGTCCGGCGGTGAGCTCTTTGACTTTCTCGCCGAGAAGGAGTCTCTGAGCGAGGAGGAAGCCACGCAGTTCCTCAAGCAGATCTTAGACGGTGTGCACTACCTGCACTCCAAGCGCATCGCACACTTCGACCTCAAG CCCGAGAACATAATGCTGCTGGACAAGAATGTTCCCAATCCCAGGATAAAGCTCATCGACTTTGGCATCGCCCATCAGATCAAAGCCGGCAATGAGTTCAAGAACATTTTCGGAACGCCCGAGTTCGTAG CTCCAGAAATAGTCAATTATGAACCGCTGGGACTGGAGGCCGACATGTG GAGTATCGGCGTCATCACGTACATTTT GTTGAGCGGCGCTTCTCCGTTTCTGGGTGAGACCAAGCAGGAGACGCTGACCAACATCTCAGCCGTCAACTACGACTTTGACGAGGAATACTTCAGCAACACCAGCGAATTGGCCAAAGATTTCATACGACGCCTGCTGGTCAAAGATCCCAA GAAGAGAATGACCATTGATGACAGTCTTCAACATCCGTGGATTAAG GTGATCAAGCGGCGCAACGTGCGCCAGGAGGACCACGAGCACAAGCCGGAGCGGCGGCGTCTGAAGACCACGCGTCTGAAGGAGTACACCATCAAGTCGCACTCCAGCATGCCGCCCAACAACACCTACGTCAACTTCGAGCGCTTCTCGCAGGTCCTGGAGGAAATCGCGGCGGCCGAGCAGGGCCTGCGCCAGCTGGAGCGCAACCGGCGCTCTTGCCGGGACGACGTGGCCGCGCTTCTGTCCATCTACGAGGAAAAGGAGGGCTGGTACAAGGAGGAGAGCCGCGGCATCTCGGGCCAGCTGGGCACCGTTCGCCAGGAGCTGCAGCGCACGCAGGCGCAGCGCAAGAAGAGCCAGGAGGATGCGCGCGGAACCGCGCAGGCCGCTGGCGCGCTCAAGCGCAAGTTCGGACGCCTGGAGAACCGCTACGAGGCTCTGGCCGAGCAGGTGGCGCACGAGGTGCGCTGGGTGGAAGAGCTGGTGCGCTCAATCGCCGTAGACAAGGACCGGCAAGAGAGCGCACCTTGA
- the sppl2 gene encoding signal peptide peptidase-like 2 isoform X1 codes for MVVRTTTLLPGLTMTVPGLGTMIWAALLAIHQAAAEHGMAHFSDDNKGKDYCIFFNSQWARLPQDLNKASRLQIHDLTASVLCSPADVPEGGFPNRIAMVMRGNCTFYEKVRLAQMNGAKGLLIVSKDRLTPPAGNKSQYEEIDIPVALLSYSDMLEISKMFAKGRLVAMYAPKEPVLDYNMVIIFLMAVGTVAVGGHWAGSKDRKKRYMKHKRDDGADKQDEETLDVTPIMICVFVVMCCSMLVLLYFFYDSLAIWVIAIFCLASSVGLYSCLWPFVRRFPFCKCRIPENNLPYLHKRPQVRALLLSALCVGVSITWMVFRNEDQWAWVLQDTLGIAFCLYMLKTVRLPTFKACTLLLTVLFVYDVFFVFITPFFTKSGESIMVEVAAGPSDSATHEKLPMVLKVPRLNSSPLALCDRPFSLLGFGDILVPGLLVVYCHRFDILTQSSRIYFVACTIAYGVGLMITFVALALMQMGQPALLYLVPCTLLTSLAVALWRRELSQFWTGSGFVPAVALAPIKCTQTAGMQAEGSAGADAADHGQDPGPPQDMPLAENEEKLN; via the exons ATGGTGGTCAGAACAACAACATTGCTGCCCGGCCTCACCATGACGGTCCCCGGCCTCGGAACAATGATCTGGGCCGCTCTTTTAGCCATCCACCAG GCGGCAGCGGAGCACGGCATGGCTCATTTCAGCGATGACAACAAAGGGAAGGACTACTGCATCTTCTTTAACTCGCAATGGGCACGTCTGCCTCAGGACCTCAACAAGGCG TCGCGTCTCCAGATCCACGACCTGACCGCATCGGTCTTGTGCTCGCCCGCCGACGTCCCGGAGGGCGGCTTCCCCAACCGCATCGCCATGGTGATGAGGGGTAACTGCACCTTCTACGAGAAGGTCCGCCTGGCACAGATGAACGGCGCCAAGGGCCTGCTCATTGTCAGCAAGGACAGACTG ACGCCACCAGCGGGAAACAAGAGCCAGTACGAGGAGATTGACATCCCCGTCGCGCTGCTCAGCTACTCTGACATGCTGGAGATAAGCAAG ATGTTTGCCAAAGGCAGACTGGTGGCCATGTACGCTCCCAAAGAGCCGGTGCTGGACTACAACATGGTCATCATCTTCCTCATGGCTGTGGGAACCGTCGCCGTCGGTGGCCACTGGGCCGGCAGCAAAGACCGTAAGAA GCGCTACATGAAGCACAAGCGTGACGATGGGGCGGACAAGCAGGACGAGGAGACGCTGGATGTGACTCCCATCATGATCTGCGTCTTTGTGGTCATGTGCTGCAGCATGCTGGTGCTGCTCTACTTCTTCTACGACAGCCtgg CAATTTGGGTGATAGCCATTTTCTGCCTGGCGTCATCCGTGGGGCTCTACAGCTGCTTGTGGCCCTTTGTGCGCCGCTTTCCTTTCTGCAAGTGCAG AATTCCGGAGAACAACCTTCCCTACTTGCACAAGCGTCCTCAGGTGCGCGCCCTGCTGCTGTCTGCACTCTGCGTGGGCGTCAGCATCACCTGGATGGTGTTTCGCAATGAGGATCA GTGGGCGTGGGTGCTGCAGGACACCCTGGGTATCGCCTTCTGCCTCTACATGCTCAAGACTGTCAGACTGCCCACATTTAAG GCTTGCACTTTACTACTGACGGTGCTCTTTGTCTACGACGTCTTTTTCGTGTTCATCACGCCCTTCTTCACAAAG AGCGGCGAGAGCATCATGGTGGAGGTGGCCGCGGGCCCTTCCGACTCAGCCACGCACGAAAAG CTTCCGATGGTGCTCAAGGTGCCGCGCTTGAACTCCTCACCCCTGGCCCTCTGCGATCGTCCCTTCTCCCTGCTGGGCTTTGGCGACATCCTGGTGCCAG GCTTGCTGGTGGTGTACTGCCACCGCTTTGACATTTTGACTCAGTCCTCCAGGATCTACTTTGTGGCCTGTACGATTG CGTACGGCGTGGGCCTGATGATCACTTTCGTGGCGCTGGCCCTGATGCAGATGGGCCAGCCAGCCTTGCTCTACCTGGTGCCTTGCACTCTGCTCACCAGCCTGGCGGTGGCGCTGTGGCGAAGGGAGCTGTCTCAGTTCTGGACCGGCAGCGGATTTGTG CCTGCCGTAGCGCTCGCTCCCATCAAGTGTACACAAACGGCGGGGATGCAAGCCGAGGGGTCAGCGGGCGCCGACGCAGCCGATCACGGCCAAGACCCCGGTCCGCCACAGGACATGCCCCTGGCTGAAAACGAGGAAAAGCTCAACTAA
- the sppl2 gene encoding signal peptide peptidase-like 2 isoform X2, producing MVVRTTTLLPGLTMTVPGLGTMIWAALLAIHQAAAEHGMAHFSDDNKGKDYCIFFNSQWARLPQDLNKASRLQIHDLTASVLCSPADVPEGGFPNRIAMVMRGNCTFYEKVRLAQMNGAKGLLIVSKDRLTPPAGNKSQYEEIDIPVALLSYSDMLEISKMFAKGRLVAMYAPKEPVLDYNMVIIFLMAVGTVAVGGHWAGSKDRKKRYMKHKRDDGADKQDEETLDVTPIMICVFVVMCCSMLVLLYFFYDSLAIWVIAIFCLASSVGLYSCLWPFVRRFPFCKCRIPENNLPYLHKRPQVRALLLSALCVGVSITWMVFRNEDQWAWVLQDTLGIAFCLYMLKTVRLPTFKACTLLLTVLFVYDVFFVFITPFFTKSGESIMVEVAAGPSDSATHEKLPMVLKVPRLNSSPLALCDRPFSLLGFGDILVPGLLVVYCHRFDILTQSSRIYFVACTIAYGVGLMITFVALALMQMGQPALLYLVPCTLLTSLAVALWRRELSQFWTGSGFVSAAEGSTVCQCHCSLP from the exons ATGGTGGTCAGAACAACAACATTGCTGCCCGGCCTCACCATGACGGTCCCCGGCCTCGGAACAATGATCTGGGCCGCTCTTTTAGCCATCCACCAG GCGGCAGCGGAGCACGGCATGGCTCATTTCAGCGATGACAACAAAGGGAAGGACTACTGCATCTTCTTTAACTCGCAATGGGCACGTCTGCCTCAGGACCTCAACAAGGCG TCGCGTCTCCAGATCCACGACCTGACCGCATCGGTCTTGTGCTCGCCCGCCGACGTCCCGGAGGGCGGCTTCCCCAACCGCATCGCCATGGTGATGAGGGGTAACTGCACCTTCTACGAGAAGGTCCGCCTGGCACAGATGAACGGCGCCAAGGGCCTGCTCATTGTCAGCAAGGACAGACTG ACGCCACCAGCGGGAAACAAGAGCCAGTACGAGGAGATTGACATCCCCGTCGCGCTGCTCAGCTACTCTGACATGCTGGAGATAAGCAAG ATGTTTGCCAAAGGCAGACTGGTGGCCATGTACGCTCCCAAAGAGCCGGTGCTGGACTACAACATGGTCATCATCTTCCTCATGGCTGTGGGAACCGTCGCCGTCGGTGGCCACTGGGCCGGCAGCAAAGACCGTAAGAA GCGCTACATGAAGCACAAGCGTGACGATGGGGCGGACAAGCAGGACGAGGAGACGCTGGATGTGACTCCCATCATGATCTGCGTCTTTGTGGTCATGTGCTGCAGCATGCTGGTGCTGCTCTACTTCTTCTACGACAGCCtgg CAATTTGGGTGATAGCCATTTTCTGCCTGGCGTCATCCGTGGGGCTCTACAGCTGCTTGTGGCCCTTTGTGCGCCGCTTTCCTTTCTGCAAGTGCAG AATTCCGGAGAACAACCTTCCCTACTTGCACAAGCGTCCTCAGGTGCGCGCCCTGCTGCTGTCTGCACTCTGCGTGGGCGTCAGCATCACCTGGATGGTGTTTCGCAATGAGGATCA GTGGGCGTGGGTGCTGCAGGACACCCTGGGTATCGCCTTCTGCCTCTACATGCTCAAGACTGTCAGACTGCCCACATTTAAG GCTTGCACTTTACTACTGACGGTGCTCTTTGTCTACGACGTCTTTTTCGTGTTCATCACGCCCTTCTTCACAAAG AGCGGCGAGAGCATCATGGTGGAGGTGGCCGCGGGCCCTTCCGACTCAGCCACGCACGAAAAG CTTCCGATGGTGCTCAAGGTGCCGCGCTTGAACTCCTCACCCCTGGCCCTCTGCGATCGTCCCTTCTCCCTGCTGGGCTTTGGCGACATCCTGGTGCCAG GCTTGCTGGTGGTGTACTGCCACCGCTTTGACATTTTGACTCAGTCCTCCAGGATCTACTTTGTGGCCTGTACGATTG CGTACGGCGTGGGCCTGATGATCACTTTCGTGGCGCTGGCCCTGATGCAGATGGGCCAGCCAGCCTTGCTCTACCTGGTGCCTTGCACTCTGCTCACCAGCCTGGCGGTGGCGCTGTGGCGAAGGGAGCTGTCTCAGTTCTGGACCGGCAGCGGATTTGT GTCTGCTGCTGAGGGCTCAACTGTCTGTCAGTGTCACTGCAG CCTGCCGTAG